One window from the genome of Eucalyptus grandis isolate ANBG69807.140 chromosome 7, ASM1654582v1, whole genome shotgun sequence encodes:
- the LOC104454443 gene encoding protein NRT1/ PTR FAMILY 5.1 isoform X1, giving the protein MDVKGYTQDGTVDLRCRPALASKTGKWKACAFLVGYEAFERMAFYGIASNLVNYLTTQLHEDTVSSVRNVNNWSGSVWITPILGAYIADAYLGRFWTFTVSSLIYVMGMIFLTMAVSLKSLRPTCENGVCNKASTSQIAFFYGALYIIAIGAGGTKPNISTFGADQFDDFNPHEKELKVSFFNWWMFSSFLGALFATLGLVYIQENLGWGLGYGIPTVGLLLSLFIFYLGTPIYRHKVRKTRSPAKDLIQVPITAFKNRKLQLPDDPSALHELELRYYVSSGKRQIHHTTALRFLDKAAIKESSTNSCRPPCTVTQVEGMKLILGMILIWLVTLIPSTIWAQINTLFVKQGTTLDRTLGSDFHIPAASLGSFVTLSMLISVPMYDRYFVPFMRRKTGNPRGITLLQRLGIGFGIQVIAIAIAYAVEVRRMHVIRSHHIAGPKDIVPMSIFWLLPQYILLGIADVFNAIGLLEFFYDQSPEDMQSLGTTFFTSGIGIGNFLNSFLVTMADKITGKLGQKSWIANNLNDSHLDYYYGFLLVISTLNLGVFLWASSRYIYKREIKEVEGCEQIEAIAMEISPLGLQV; this is encoded by the exons aTGGATGTCAAAGGTTACACCCAAGATGGCACTGTGGATCTTCGTTGTCGCCCAGCCTTGGCCTCCAAGACTGGAAAATGGAAAGCCTGTGCTTTTCTTGTTG GGTATGAGGCATTTGAGAGGATGGCTTTTTATGGAATAGCGTCCAACTTGGTGAACTATCTGACCACCCAACTCCACGAAGACACTGTGTCATCTGTCAGGAACGTGAACAACTGGTCAGGTTCCGTGTGGATCACGCCGATTCTCGGTGCCTATATCGCCGATGCCTATCTGGGTCGGTTCTGGACTTTTACTGTTTCATCTCTCATCTACGTCATG GGAATGATTTTTCTCACAATGGCTGTGTCATTAAAATCCCTGAGGCCAACGTGTGAAAATGGAGTCTGCAACAAGGCCTCCACTTCACAAATCGCATTCTTCTACGGTGCCCTATACATAATCGCCATTGGGGCCGGCGGGACCAAACCAAACATATCGACTTTCGGCGCTGATCAGTTCGACGACTTTAATCCTCACGAGAAAGAGCTCAAGGTGTCCTTCTTCAATTGGTGGATGTTCAGCTCGTTCTTGGGTGCTCTGTttgcgacgctcggcctcgtgTACATTCAAGAGAACTTAGGATGGGGATTGGGGTATGGAATCCCCACGGTCGGTCTGCTGTTGTCCCTATTTATATTTTACTTGGGGACACCGATTTACAGGCACAAAGTTAGGAAGACCAGGAGTCCTGCAAAAGATCTAATTCAAGTACCGATCACTGCCTTTAAAAACAGGAAGCTTCAGCTTCCTGATGATCCCTCAGCGCTTCATGAGCTCGAGCTACGATACTATGTTAGCAGCGGGAAACGCCAGATCCATCACACTACGGCTCTCAG GTTCTTGGACAAGGCTGCAATAAAAGAGAGCAGCACAAATTCCTGCAGACCACCCTGCACAGTGACTCAGGTTGAAGGCATGAAGCTCATTTTAGGAATGATCCTGATATGGCTTGTCACTCTAATCCCAAGCACCATATGGGCACAGATCAACACATTATTTGTCAAACAAGGCACCACTTTGGACCGAACCCTTGGGTCAGACTTTCATATCCCGGCCGCCTCCCTAGGGAGCTTTGTGACCCTCTCGATGCTCATCTCCGTGCCGATGTACGATCGGTACTTTGTGCCCTTCATGCGCCGGAAAACTGGGAACCCCAGAGGGATCACGCTGCTCCAGAGGCTTGGGATTGGGTTCGGGATCCAAGTGATTGCTATTGCCATTGCTTATGCCGTGGAAGTTCGAAGGATGCACGTGATCAGGTCCCACCACATAGCAGGCCCGAAGGACATTGTCCCCATGAGCATCTTTTGGTTACTGCCTCAGTACATCCTGCTAGGGATCGCGGACGTCTTCAATGCAATCGGATTGCTTGAGTTTTTCTACGACCAATCGCCAGAAGACATGCAGAGCCTAGGCACTACATTCTTCACCAGCGGGATCGGCATCGGGAATTTCTTGAACAGCTTTCTTGTAACAATGGCCGACAAGATCACCGGGAAGTTAGGACAGAAGAGCTGGATCGCGAACAACTTGAATGACTCTCACTTGGACTATTATTATGGCTTCCTTTTGGTCATATCCACACTAAATCTTGGTGTCTTCTTGTGGGCATCTAGCAGGTACATCTACAAGAGGGAGATCAAAGAGGTTGAGGGTTGTGAGCAAATCGAAGCCATAGCCATGGAAATTTCTCCTCTAGGGTTACAAGTATGA
- the LOC104454443 gene encoding protein NRT1/ PTR FAMILY 5.1 isoform X2, giving the protein MRGYTQDGTVDLRCRPALASKTGKWKACAFLVGYEAFERMAFYGIASNLVNYLTTQLHEDTVSSVRNVNNWSGSVWITPILGAYIADAYLGRFWTFTVSSLIYVMGMIFLTMAVSLKSLRPTCENGVCNKASTSQIAFFYGALYIIAIGAGGTKPNISTFGADQFDDFNPHEKELKVSFFNWWMFSSFLGALFATLGLVYIQENLGWGLGYGIPTVGLLLSLFIFYLGTPIYRHKVRKTRSPAKDLIQVPITAFKNRKLQLPDDPSALHELELRYYVSSGKRQIHHTTALRFLDKAAIKESSTNSCRPPCTVTQVEGMKLILGMILIWLVTLIPSTIWAQINTLFVKQGTTLDRTLGSDFHIPAASLGSFVTLSMLISVPMYDRYFVPFMRRKTGNPRGITLLQRLGIGFGIQVIAIAIAYAVEVRRMHVIRSHHIAGPKDIVPMSIFWLLPQYILLGIADVFNAIGLLEFFYDQSPEDMQSLGTTFFTSGIGIGNFLNSFLVTMADKITGKLGQKSWIANNLNDSHLDYYYGFLLVISTLNLGVFLWASSRYIYKREIKEVEGCEQIEAIAMEISPLGLQV; this is encoded by the exons ATGCGTG GTTACACCCAAGATGGCACTGTGGATCTTCGTTGTCGCCCAGCCTTGGCCTCCAAGACTGGAAAATGGAAAGCCTGTGCTTTTCTTGTTG GGTATGAGGCATTTGAGAGGATGGCTTTTTATGGAATAGCGTCCAACTTGGTGAACTATCTGACCACCCAACTCCACGAAGACACTGTGTCATCTGTCAGGAACGTGAACAACTGGTCAGGTTCCGTGTGGATCACGCCGATTCTCGGTGCCTATATCGCCGATGCCTATCTGGGTCGGTTCTGGACTTTTACTGTTTCATCTCTCATCTACGTCATG GGAATGATTTTTCTCACAATGGCTGTGTCATTAAAATCCCTGAGGCCAACGTGTGAAAATGGAGTCTGCAACAAGGCCTCCACTTCACAAATCGCATTCTTCTACGGTGCCCTATACATAATCGCCATTGGGGCCGGCGGGACCAAACCAAACATATCGACTTTCGGCGCTGATCAGTTCGACGACTTTAATCCTCACGAGAAAGAGCTCAAGGTGTCCTTCTTCAATTGGTGGATGTTCAGCTCGTTCTTGGGTGCTCTGTttgcgacgctcggcctcgtgTACATTCAAGAGAACTTAGGATGGGGATTGGGGTATGGAATCCCCACGGTCGGTCTGCTGTTGTCCCTATTTATATTTTACTTGGGGACACCGATTTACAGGCACAAAGTTAGGAAGACCAGGAGTCCTGCAAAAGATCTAATTCAAGTACCGATCACTGCCTTTAAAAACAGGAAGCTTCAGCTTCCTGATGATCCCTCAGCGCTTCATGAGCTCGAGCTACGATACTATGTTAGCAGCGGGAAACGCCAGATCCATCACACTACGGCTCTCAG GTTCTTGGACAAGGCTGCAATAAAAGAGAGCAGCACAAATTCCTGCAGACCACCCTGCACAGTGACTCAGGTTGAAGGCATGAAGCTCATTTTAGGAATGATCCTGATATGGCTTGTCACTCTAATCCCAAGCACCATATGGGCACAGATCAACACATTATTTGTCAAACAAGGCACCACTTTGGACCGAACCCTTGGGTCAGACTTTCATATCCCGGCCGCCTCCCTAGGGAGCTTTGTGACCCTCTCGATGCTCATCTCCGTGCCGATGTACGATCGGTACTTTGTGCCCTTCATGCGCCGGAAAACTGGGAACCCCAGAGGGATCACGCTGCTCCAGAGGCTTGGGATTGGGTTCGGGATCCAAGTGATTGCTATTGCCATTGCTTATGCCGTGGAAGTTCGAAGGATGCACGTGATCAGGTCCCACCACATAGCAGGCCCGAAGGACATTGTCCCCATGAGCATCTTTTGGTTACTGCCTCAGTACATCCTGCTAGGGATCGCGGACGTCTTCAATGCAATCGGATTGCTTGAGTTTTTCTACGACCAATCGCCAGAAGACATGCAGAGCCTAGGCACTACATTCTTCACCAGCGGGATCGGCATCGGGAATTTCTTGAACAGCTTTCTTGTAACAATGGCCGACAAGATCACCGGGAAGTTAGGACAGAAGAGCTGGATCGCGAACAACTTGAATGACTCTCACTTGGACTATTATTATGGCTTCCTTTTGGTCATATCCACACTAAATCTTGGTGTCTTCTTGTGGGCATCTAGCAGGTACATCTACAAGAGGGAGATCAAAGAGGTTGAGGGTTGTGAGCAAATCGAAGCCATAGCCATGGAAATTTCTCCTCTAGGGTTACAAGTATGA
- the LOC104454444 gene encoding peroxidase 4-like gives MASPSSFSKAILTLACVVLLMGGTRAQLSTDFYAKTCPKLFPTVKKIVRAAIANETRMGASLLRLFFHDCFVNGCDGSNLLDDTPTFTGEKNAMPNQNSLRGFDVVDRIKSAVEKVCPSIVSCADLLAIIARDSVGILGGPMWDVKLGRRDARTASQAAANNSIPPPTNNLSALISSFQNQGLSLKDLVALYGGHTIGQARCTNFRARIYNESNLDSSFARVAKSNCPRVTGVGDNNLAGLDFQSATSFDNSYYINLIKKRGLLHSDQQLFNGGSTDSFIRTYAKSQSTFFKDFVASIIKMGDIKPLTGSNGEIRKKCRRVN, from the exons ATGGCCTCgccttcttcattttcaaagGCCATTTTGACTTTGGCTTGCGTCGTGCTCCTTATGGGGGGCACGCGTGCTCAACTTTCGACTGACTTCTACGCCAAAACTTGCCCCAAGCTCTTCCCGACGGTGAAGAAAATCGTGCGCGCAGCGATTGCCAACGAGACCCGGATGGGCGCCTCGCTTCTCCGCTTGTTCTTCCATGATTGCTTCGTCAAT GGTTGTGACGGATCGAATCTCTTGGACGACACACCTACATTCACTGGAGAGAAGAATGCAATGCCAAACCAAAATTCCTTGCGAGGGTTCGATGTCGTGGACAGGATTAAGTCTGCAGTGGAGAAAGTGTGCCCCAGTATCGTCTCGTGTGCTGATTTGTTGGCGATTATTGCTCGAGACTCCGTTGGGATA CTGGGAGGGCCAATGTGGGATGTGAAGCTGGGAAGGAGAGATGCAAGAACTGCGAGCCAGGCAGCAGCTAACAATAGCATTCCTCCGCCAACTAATAACCTCAGCGCTCTCATCTCCAGCTTCCAAAATCAAGGCCTTTCTCTAAAGGACCTCGTCGCTCTATACG GAGGGCACACAATTGGGCAAGCAAGATGCACAAACTTCCGGGCAAGGATCTACAATGAGAGCAATCTTGACAGCTCATTTGCCCGAGTGGCTAAGAGCAACTGCCCAAGAGTCACCGGCGTCGGTGACAACAATCTAGCCGGGCTTGACTTCCAGAGCGCGACATCATTCGACAACTCCTACTATATCAACCTCATCAAGAAACGAGGCCTCCTCCACTCCGACCAGCAGCTCTTCAACGGCGGGTCCACCGACTCTTTCATCAGGACTTACGCCAAAAGCCAAAGCACCTTCTTCAAGGACTTCGTGGCCTCCATCATCAAAATGGGCGACATCAAGCCCCTCACTGGATCCAACGGCGAGATCAGGAAGAAATGTAGGAgggttaattaa